A genomic stretch from Juglans microcarpa x Juglans regia isolate MS1-56 chromosome 3S, Jm3101_v1.0, whole genome shotgun sequence includes:
- the LOC121258807 gene encoding mechanosensitive ion channel protein 6-like yields the protein MRAVESSDHGEVVVKIDEGDPNSKDVVDAGKNDKKNKIWRESSYDFWKDDCQTNDDDVRNDVIRENDLNNGNGGGFDFVQRGQGKEDPPSKLIGQFLHKQRLSGEMSLDMDLGMDELRPNHGNLNLPSVTESPEKPQMSKELNISNVGVEAADDNYVRHRNKEPSYDREQQPQSQQCRDGGSGDLGGKVVRCTSNASFQRKSSLSRAKTKSRLMDPPEEPERRSGRVPRSGQLRSGLLPKALDEDDEEDPFWEDLPDEYRKTKLSALTVLEFVSLVVIIAFFICSLFIPYLKEKNLWKLKLWKWQVLILVLICGRLVSGWGIRILVFFIERNFVLRKRVLYFVYGVRKAVQNCLWLGLVLLAWNFLFDKKVERETKSDKLKYVTKVLVCLLLGTLVWLVKTLMVKVLASSFHVSTYFDRIQESLFTQYVIETLSGPPLIEIRNAEEEEEARLSGEVNKLQNAGATVPHDLKATAFPPPKSGRFIGSSGLLQKSPGVKNDKLPRAMSKKGDDQGISIDHLHKLNPKNVSAWNMKRLMRIVRNGTLTTLDEQILDATNEDGSNTQIRSELEAKAAAKKIFQNVARHGAKYIYLEDLMRFLREDEALKTMGLFEGAFDTKRISKSSLKNWVVNVFRERRALALTLNDTKTAVNILHRVVNVLVSIVMLVICLLILGIATTKFLLFLSSQLVLVAFIFGNTCKTVFEAIIFLFAMHPFDVGDRCEIDGVQMVVEEMNILTTVFLRYDNTKIIYPNSVLATKPINNFYRSPDMGDAVEFCVHISTPAEKIATIKHRVISYIEGKKEHWYPSPMFIFKDVEELNRVKIAIWLTHRMNHQDMGERWARRSLLVEELVKLFRELDIQYRLLPVDINVRTMPPVNSTRLPSTWTTTSSTTS from the exons ATGAGGGCAGTTGAGTCATCCGATCACGGAGAAGTCGTCGTTAAAATCGACGAGGGAGATCCAAACAGTAAGGATGTAGTGGATGCCGGTAAGAACGACAAGAAGAACAAGATTTGGAGGGAGTCCAGCTATGACTTTTGGAAAGACGATTGCCAAACCAACGACGACGATGTTCGCAATGATGTTATTAGAGAGAACGACTTGAATAATGGAAATGGTGGGGGTTTTGATTTTGTGCAACGTGGGCAAGGGAAGGAGGACCCCCCATCGAAGTTGATTGGTCAGTTCCTGCACAAACAGAGGCTGTCCGGCGAGATGTCTCTGGACATGGATTTGGGAATGGATGAGCTCCGCCCCAACCATGGGAATTTGAACTTACCTTCGGTGACAGAGTCTCCGGAGAAGCCCCAGATGTCCAAGGAGCTCAATATCTCGAATGTTGGGGTCGAGGCCGCAGACGATAATTATGTGCGACATCGTAACAAGGAACCGTCTTACGACAGAGAGCAACAACCACAGTCGCAACAATGTCGCGATGGTGGGTCTGGGGATTTAGGTGGAAAGGTGGTGAGGTGTACATCAAATGCATCCTTTCAAAGAAAGTCGAGCTTGTCGAGAGCGAAAACAAAGTCGCGGCTGATGGACCCACCTGAAGAGCCAGAGAGGCGATCGGGACGGGTTCCTAGGTCGGGTCAGCTCCGGTCCGGTTTACTTCCGAAGGCGTTGgacgaagatgatgaagaagatccATTCTGGGAGGACTTGCCGGACGAGTACAGGAAGACGAAGCTGAGCGCTTTGACTGTATTGGAATTTGTGAGTTTGGTTGTGATAATTGCCTTTTTTATTTGCTCTCTTTTTATTCCTTATCTGAAAGAGAAGAACTTGTGGAAGCTCAAACTGTGGAAATGGCAAGTTCTGATATTGGTTTTGATATGTGGGAGGTTGGTGTCTGGGTGGGGGATTCGGATCCTAGTGTTCTTTATAGAAAGGAATTTCGTTTTACGTAAAAGGGTTCTTTATTTTGTATATGGTGTACGAAAGGCCGTGCAGAATTGTCTGTGGTTAGGGCTTGTTTTGCTAGcttggaattttctttttgataagaaggttgagagagagaccaagagtGATAAGCTTAAGTATGTGACTAAGGTGCTTGTGTGTTTGTTGCTGGGTACCTTGGTCTGGTTGGTGAAGACCCTTATGGTGAAAGTTTTGGCTTCTTCTTTTCATGTTAGTACCTATTTTGATAGGATTCAGGAGTCTTTGTTTACTCAGTATGTGATTGAGACGCTTTCGGGGCCGCCATTGATTGAGATTCGGAAtgcagaggaggaggaggaggctaGGCTTTCTGGTGAGGTCAATAAGTTACAGAACGCTGGTGCTACTGTGCCCCATGATCTCAAGGCAACTGCTTTCCCTCCACCAAAGAGTGGAAGGTTTATAGGGAGTAGTGGACTTCTGCAGAAGAGCCCTGGAGTGAAAAATGATAAGCTGCCTCGGGCAATGTCCAAGAAGGGAGATGATCAAGGGATAAGCATTGATCACCTACATAAGTTGAATCCGAAGAATGTATCGGCTTGGAATATGAAGAGGTTGATGAGGATTGTTCGGAATGGGACTCTTACCACCCTGGATGAACAGATATTGGATGCCACGAATGAGGATGGGTCTAATACACAAATTAGGAGTGAGTTGGAGGCGAAAGCTGCAGCCAAGAAGATATTTCAGAATGTCGCCAGGCATGGGGCCAA GTACATCTACTTGGAAGATTTGATGCGATTCTTGCGGGAAGATGAGGCTTTGAAAACCATGGGTCTCTTTGAAGGAGCCTTTGACACCAAGAGAATTAGCAAATCATCCTTGAAGAACTGGGTG GTCAATGTGTTCAGAGAGCGGAGAGCACTCGCTTTGACGTTGAATGATACCAAAACAGCCGTGAATATACTTCATCGTGTTGTGAACGTGTTAGTTAGCATTGTTATGTTAGTTATTTGCCTTCTGATTCTGGGAATCGCTACCACcaaatttcttctctttttaagCTCTCAACTCGTCCttgttgcatttatttttgGGAACACCTGCAAGACGGTATTTGAAGCAATCATCTTCTTATTTGCAATGCACCCCTTTGATGTGGGGGATAGATGTGAGATTGACGGAGTTCAG ATGGTTGTAGAAGAAATGAACATCTTAACTACTGTATTTCTGAGATACGACAACACGAAGATTATTTACCCAAACAGTGTTCTTGCTACTAAGCCCATCAATAACTTCTATCGCAGTCCTGACATGGGAGATGCCGTCGAGTTCTGCGTCCATATATCAACTCCGGCAGAGAAGATTGCAACTATTAAACACAGAGTTATAAG TTATATTGAGGGCAAGAAAGAGCACTGGTATCCTTCACCCATGTTTATATTCAAGGATGTGGAAGAGCTAAACAGAGTGAAGATAGCTATATGGCTGACACACAGAATGAATCACCAGGACATGGGAGAAAGGTGGGCAAGGAGATCTCTTTTGGTTGAAGAGTTGGTTAAGCTTTTTCGTGAGCTTGACATTCAATACCGCCTTTTGCCTGTTGACATTAATGTCCGCACCATGCCTCCTGTGAACTCCACCCGACTTCCCTCTACTTGGACAACAaccagtagtactactagtTGA